The genomic segment TGGCCGACTCGCCCCGGGTGGCGGCGCTGACCTCGCTGGTGCCCGAGCACCTGGACTGGGCCGGTGACGAGGCGGCGTACTACCGGCACAAGCTGAACCTGGTCGGGCACGGGCCGGGCCAGGTGGTGTTCAACGCGCACGACGAGCGGCTCGCGGCCGAGCTGGCGGCCCGACCAGGGCTGCCGCTGCGGCCGGCCGGGGTGCCCGAGTCGTTCCACGTCGCGCCCGGCCCGGACGGCGAACGCTGGGTGCACCACGCCGACCAACCACTCTTCCCAAGAGCCGCGTTGCCGCTGGTCGGCCGGCACAACGAGTGGAACCTCTGCGTGGCGCTCGGCGCGCTGGCGGCGGTCGGGGTCGACTGCGTCGCCGAGCGGGAGCGGCTGGCCGCCGCGGCCCGCACCGCGCCGGCCCTGGAGCACCGGCTCACCCCGATCGCCGACCCGTCCGGGATCACCTTCGTGGACGACTCGCTCTCGACGATCCCGCAGTCGGCGATCCACGCCATCGAGGCGTACGCGGACCGGCCGTTGACGGTGATCGTCGGGGGCGAGGACCGGGGGGTGGACTACCGGCCGCTGCGGGACTTCCTGGCCGAGCAGAAGATCGTCGCCACCCTGATCGGGGTGCCGGACAGCGGGTCGCGGATCCTGGCGGCCGTCGGCGGCGTCCCCACCGTCACCACTGTCGACGCCGACGACCTGGTCGCGGCGGTCCGGCTGGGCCGGGAGCTGACCCCGGCCGGCGGGGTGGTGCTGCTCTCCCCGGCGGCGCCCAGCTACGGCCGGTTCGACAACTACGCGCACCGCTCCCGCGTGTTCCGCCAGGCCATCGAGGAGACCGCACCGCCGGGGCAAACGATCAACTGACGAAAAGGCACGGTTCCGCCCCCGGTAGCGGGACTTTCCATCTGTTGATCGTGAGAGGTCAGGCGCGGCAGAGGATCTCGCCGTGCAGAATGCTGAGCCAGCCGTCCGGCGCAGCGGCCCAGTCCCGCCAGGCGGTGGAGATGCGGTCCAGGTCGGACCGGCTGGCGGCGCCGCTGGCCAGTAGCTGGTTGGCCAGGTCGGAGTGGAGAATCCGATCGGCCCACATGCCGCCCCACCACCCTCGGTCGGCGTCGGTGGCGAAACACCAGGTGCTGGCGGTGGCCGTGACGTCGGTGAAGCCGGCGGCGCGGGCCCAGGAGAGCAGCCGGCGGCCGGCGTCGGGTTCGCCGCCGTTGGCGCGCGCGGCCGACCGGTACAGCGCCAACCACTCGTCCAGCTCGGGCTGGGCGGGGAACCAGGCGAACGCGGCGTAGTCGCTGTCCCGGGCGGCGACCAGCCCGCCGGGCTTGCAGACCCGGCGCATCTCACGCAGCGCCAGCACCGGGTCGGCGACGTGCTGCAGCACCTGGTGGGCGTGCACGACATCGAAGCTGGCGTCGGGCAGGTCCAGCGCGTGCACGTCGGCCACCGCGAAGTCGATGTTGCGCGTACCCCGGTTGGCGGCCTCGGTGCGGGCGAGCCGCAACGCGTCCTCGGTGGTCTCCACGGCGGTGACCCGGCCCGGCGCGAGCAGCGCGGCCAGGTCGGTGGTGATGGTCCCCGGGCCGCAGCCGACATCGAGCAGCGACATCCCCGATTCGAGGTACGGCAGCAGGTGCGCCGCCGAGTTCTCGGCGGTCCGCCACCGGTGCGACCGGAGCACCGACTCGTGATGCCCATGCGTGTACGCGTTGCGGGTCACCATCTGCAGCCTCCTCACCGTTGCCCCAAGGCTATCCGTCATCCTAATATTCGGAACAATAATCCCGCCATATGGGA from the Solwaraspora sp. WMMD1047 genome contains:
- the murD gene encoding UDP-N-acetylmuramoyl-L-alanine--D-glutamate ligase, coding for MHLSELRGRRVAVWGTGREGVAAVNAIAPVGPAELVTVMDRETFAATPWTGRLAEIAPLHTGPAAREILLGCDVVVRSPVIGETHPWVVELRAAGVTITGGTALWMAEHAPATIGVTGSKGKSTTTTLISHLLTAVDRPNVIGGNIGIPVLDLPPAPLYVLELSMYQCADLADSPRVAALTSLVPEHLDWAGDEAAYYRHKLNLVGHGPGQVVFNAHDERLAAELAARPGLPLRPAGVPESFHVAPGPDGERWVHHADQPLFPRAALPLVGRHNEWNLCVALGALAAVGVDCVAERERLAAAARTAPALEHRLTPIADPSGITFVDDSLSTIPQSAIHAIEAYADRPLTVIVGGEDRGVDYRPLRDFLAEQKIVATLIGVPDSGSRILAAVGGVPTVTTVDADDLVAAVRLGRELTPAGGVVLLSPAAPSYGRFDNYAHRSRVFRQAIEETAPPGQTIN
- a CDS encoding class I SAM-dependent methyltransferase; translated protein: MVTRNAYTHGHHESVLRSHRWRTAENSAAHLLPYLESGMSLLDVGCGPGTITTDLAALLAPGRVTAVETTEDALRLARTEAANRGTRNIDFAVADVHALDLPDASFDVVHAHQVLQHVADPVLALREMRRVCKPGGLVAARDSDYAAFAWFPAQPELDEWLALYRSAARANGGEPDAGRRLLSWARAAGFTDVTATASTWCFATDADRGWWGGMWADRILHSDLANQLLASGAASRSDLDRISTAWRDWAAAPDGWLSILHGEILCRA